The genomic DNA TCGTTGATGGTCGCACTGCGCTGCGCCTCGGCGATGCCGAAGAGAAACGCACCGTTGTTCGGATTGCCCCCGAAGTTCGGATTGTTAAAGCCGAAGTTGAGGTTTTCGGCCTGCGCCACACTGCCGGAAATGGCTGTGGCAAAAGTAATGTAGAAAACTGCTCTATTTAGGCGCCGCATGATGGCCTCCTGTTTTAATTGGGTTATTGGTTGCAAAAAACGGCGTACCACGCTAGCGGGAATCCGCCGAGCGGGGTCGGTTGCGCGCCAGTGTTGCGTTCACA from Sulfitobacter sp. S190 includes the following:
- a CDS encoding curli assembly protein CsgF, which codes for MRRLNRAVFYITFATAISGSVAQAENLNFGFNNPNFGGNPNNGAFLFGIAEAQRSATINDSEQAAQGGGAQPGIGGGGTIGGPTIVIPIGNVSPDTPVVGIGGTQTN